A section of the Pseudomonas lini genome encodes:
- a CDS encoding MFS transporter — MQTISEHLPAQAQARELDFEDRTYRKVIWRILPVLLLCYMAAYLDRVNIGFAKLDMLNELQFSNTIYALGASMFFWGYFLFEVPSNLLLHRFGARFWIARIMLSWAVISMAVAYTVPLAGFFGIQSNTMFYVLRFLLGICEAGFFPGVILYLNYWFPTHRQSRVMSGFLMAMPISLTLGGILSGWLMNSMQGVHGLSGWQWMLIIEGIPSIIMAFVVIVCLADNIDKAKWLSAAEKALLKANLQTDNQGKATRLSEVFFNPRVWLLVLILLTFNTGFYGLAFWMPSIIKSTGITNSLHIGFLTAIPYAVATVAMLLNARHSNRTGERRLHAAIPAFIGGVGLILSAFFADNLVLSVLFLSVAASGILSLMPIFWTLPGTVLSGVAAAAGIGMINAIGNLSGFTGSMITAVAENLTGNINNGTYVLALCLFVSGGLILAIPASMLGRTPKTAATTATLETA, encoded by the coding sequence ATGCAAACCATATCCGAGCATTTGCCCGCGCAGGCGCAAGCCCGCGAACTCGACTTTGAAGACCGGACCTACCGCAAGGTCATCTGGCGCATCCTTCCCGTCCTGCTCTTGTGTTACATGGCCGCCTACCTGGACCGGGTCAACATCGGCTTTGCCAAGCTGGACATGCTCAATGAGCTGCAGTTCAGCAACACGATCTATGCCTTGGGCGCCAGTATGTTTTTCTGGGGGTATTTCCTCTTCGAAGTCCCCAGCAACCTACTGCTGCATCGCTTCGGGGCGCGATTCTGGATCGCCCGGATCATGCTCAGTTGGGCGGTGATTTCCATGGCTGTGGCCTACACCGTGCCACTGGCGGGGTTCTTCGGTATCCAGTCAAACACCATGTTCTATGTGTTGCGCTTCCTCCTGGGTATCTGTGAAGCCGGCTTTTTTCCCGGCGTGATTCTGTACCTCAACTATTGGTTTCCGACTCATCGGCAAAGCCGCGTGATGTCCGGATTCCTGATGGCCATGCCGATCAGCCTGACACTGGGCGGGATACTGTCCGGCTGGCTGATGAACAGCATGCAGGGCGTGCACGGCCTGTCGGGCTGGCAGTGGATGTTGATCATCGAGGGCATCCCTTCGATCATCATGGCTTTCGTGGTGATCGTTTGCCTGGCCGACAACATCGACAAGGCCAAATGGCTTTCAGCCGCGGAAAAAGCCCTGCTCAAGGCCAATCTGCAAACCGACAACCAGGGCAAGGCGACCCGCTTGAGCGAAGTGTTTTTCAACCCGCGGGTGTGGTTGCTGGTGCTGATTTTGCTGACCTTCAACACCGGTTTCTACGGCTTGGCGTTCTGGATGCCCTCGATCATCAAGAGCACCGGTATCACCAACAGTTTGCACATCGGCTTCCTGACCGCCATTCCCTACGCGGTGGCCACGGTGGCGATGTTGCTCAACGCACGACACTCCAACCGCACCGGTGAGCGGCGCCTGCACGCGGCCATTCCTGCCTTCATCGGTGGCGTCGGCCTGATCCTCAGTGCTTTCTTCGCCGACAACCTGGTGTTGTCCGTACTCTTCCTTAGCGTCGCCGCTTCGGGGATTCTCAGCCTGATGCCGATTTTCTGGACCCTGCCGGGGACCGTGTTGTCGGGCGTAGCTGCCGCAGCCGGCATTGGCATGATCAACGCCATCGGCAACCTGTCGGGTTTCACCGGTTCGATGATCACCGCCGTGGCTGAAAATCTCACCGGCAACATCAACAACGGCACCTACGTGCTGGCCCTGTGTCTGTTCGTCAGCGGCGGACTGATCCTGGCCATTCCCGCATCTATGCTCGGCAGAACGCCAAAAACCGCAGCCACCACAGCGACGTTGGAAACGGCATGA
- a CDS encoding SDR family oxidoreductase, producing the protein MNMQNKRVLITAAGQGIGMASAIAFSRAGAEVFASDIDVSGLEGIEGINAIALDVTSVSTIADACERIGALDVLFNCAGYVHSGNILQCDEDAWARSMDINVTAMYRMIRAFLPGMLARGGGSIINMSSVVSSVKGVPNRFAYAASKAAVVGLTKAVAIDFIGQGIRCNAICPGTVESPSLRQRIAAQAAQQGVDEAQIYQEFLGRQPMGRIGSTEEIAQLALYLGSDASAYTTGGVHVIDGGMSI; encoded by the coding sequence ATGAACATGCAGAACAAGCGGGTGTTAATTACAGCGGCCGGGCAGGGTATAGGGATGGCCAGCGCCATTGCCTTTTCCCGGGCCGGTGCCGAGGTGTTTGCCAGTGACATCGATGTCAGCGGGCTGGAGGGGATTGAGGGTATCAACGCCATCGCGTTGGACGTGACTTCGGTGAGTACGATTGCCGATGCCTGTGAACGAATCGGCGCGCTGGACGTGCTGTTCAACTGCGCCGGTTACGTGCACAGCGGCAATATTCTGCAGTGTGACGAGGATGCCTGGGCACGCTCCATGGACATCAATGTTACGGCGATGTACCGGATGATCCGCGCGTTTTTGCCGGGCATGTTAGCGCGTGGTGGCGGGTCGATCATCAACATGTCGTCGGTGGTCTCCAGCGTCAAAGGCGTGCCCAACCGCTTCGCCTATGCGGCCAGTAAAGCTGCGGTGGTAGGCTTGACGAAGGCCGTCGCTATCGATTTCATCGGGCAGGGCATCCGCTGCAACGCGATATGCCCAGGTACCGTGGAGTCTCCGTCGCTGCGTCAGCGCATCGCCGCCCAGGCCGCGCAACAGGGTGTCGACGAAGCACAGATTTACCAGGAATTTCTCGGACGCCAGCCCATGGGGCGTATCGGCAGCACCGAGGAGATCGCGCAGTTGGCGTTGTATCTGGGCAGTGATGCATCCGCCTACACCACCGGTGGTGTGCATGTCATCGATGGCGGCATGAGTATCTGA
- a CDS encoding ureidoglycolate lyase, with protein MKLLRYGEKGSEKPGLLDADNQIRDLSDHVPDIAGQVLSPESLAALAAIDPSILPIVAGQPRIGACVGQVGKFICIGLNYADHAAESNMDVPKEPIIFSKWTSAICGPNDNIQIPRGSLKTDWEVELGVVIGKGGRYIDEANAMEHVAGYCVINDVSEREWQLERGGTWDKGKGFDTFGPLGPWLVTCDEIVDPHSLDLWLEVDGHRYQQGNTRTLIFNVPQLIAYLSRCMSLQPGDVISTGTPPGVGLGIKPNPVFLRPGQTMRLGITGLGEQHQVTMQAD; from the coding sequence ATGAAACTGTTGCGCTATGGCGAAAAAGGTTCGGAAAAACCGGGCCTGCTGGATGCCGATAATCAGATCCGCGACTTGTCGGACCATGTGCCGGATATCGCCGGACAGGTCCTGAGTCCCGAAAGCCTGGCAGCGCTTGCCGCTATCGACCCGAGCATCCTGCCGATTGTTGCGGGTCAGCCACGTATCGGCGCCTGTGTGGGGCAGGTCGGCAAATTTATCTGCATCGGTCTGAACTACGCCGACCATGCGGCCGAGTCGAATATGGACGTGCCGAAAGAGCCGATCATCTTCAGCAAATGGACCAGTGCCATCTGCGGGCCGAACGACAATATTCAGATCCCGCGCGGTTCGCTCAAGACCGACTGGGAAGTCGAACTGGGCGTCGTCATCGGTAAAGGCGGGCGCTACATTGATGAAGCGAACGCCATGGAGCATGTCGCTGGCTATTGCGTCATCAACGATGTGTCTGAGCGCGAATGGCAACTGGAACGCGGCGGCACGTGGGACAAAGGCAAGGGTTTCGATACCTTTGGCCCCCTCGGTCCGTGGCTGGTCACGTGCGATGAAATTGTCGATCCGCATTCGCTGGATCTGTGGCTGGAAGTCGATGGTCACCGTTACCAGCAAGGCAATACGCGGACACTGATCTTCAATGTGCCGCAATTGATTGCCTACCTCAGTCGTTGCATGAGCTTGCAACCCGGCGATGTCATTTCGACAGGGACGCCACCCGGCGTGGGACTGGGCATCAAACCTAATCCTGTATTCCTGCGCCCGGGCCAGACCATGCGTCTGGGGATTACAGGATTGGGTGAGCAGCATCAGGTCACGATGCAAGCAGACTGA
- a CDS encoding FadR/GntR family transcriptional regulator — translation MDKHNVQPSVRRRHRSLAEELVTELSRRICSSELARGTKLPTESQVMEEHGVSRTVVREAMSRLQAAGLVETRHGIGTFVRDIPSPSGFRIDPASIVTLQDVLAVLELRISLEVEAAGLACVRRTDQQLQLMRDSLDALNSRAVSVDYAVSADFQFHQQIALATGNRYFTDIMLHLGVSILPRTRLHSTRVKDNSEPYLERLSREHEDIYRAIVRRDADAARAAMRLHLSNSRERMRRAYEAAAVEA, via the coding sequence ATGGACAAACACAACGTCCAACCGAGTGTTCGCCGAAGACATCGAAGTCTGGCGGAGGAGTTGGTCACCGAACTATCCCGGCGTATTTGCAGCAGCGAACTTGCGCGTGGGACAAAATTGCCGACTGAATCTCAAGTCATGGAGGAGCATGGAGTCAGTCGCACCGTGGTGCGTGAGGCGATGTCGCGCCTGCAAGCCGCTGGCCTGGTGGAAACCCGGCACGGCATTGGCACGTTTGTAAGGGACATCCCGAGCCCGAGCGGTTTTCGCATTGACCCAGCCAGCATTGTCACGTTGCAGGACGTGCTGGCGGTCCTTGAGTTGCGCATCAGCCTGGAGGTTGAAGCGGCTGGCCTGGCCTGTGTACGACGCACCGACCAGCAACTGCAACTGATGCGCGACTCGCTCGATGCGCTCAACTCCAGAGCGGTCAGTGTCGATTACGCCGTGTCCGCGGACTTTCAGTTTCACCAACAGATTGCGTTGGCCACGGGGAATCGTTATTTCACCGACATCATGTTGCACCTTGGGGTCAGCATCCTTCCGCGCACTCGTTTGCATTCCACGCGGGTCAAGGACAACTCGGAGCCCTATCTGGAGCGCCTGAGTCGCGAACACGAAGACATCTACAGGGCCATTGTCCGACGCGATGCCGATGCCGCGCGTGCCGCGATGCGCCTGCATTTGTCCAACAGTCGCGAGCGAATGCGGCGCGCGTATGAGGCTGCAGCCGTCGAGGCCTGA
- a CDS encoding SMP-30/gluconolactonase/LRE family protein, whose product MNAELIVDARNATGESPVWQIQENALYWVDIPAGRLHRWQPDGKTDCWQADEMLACIARSPAGHWLGAQESGVFKLVPQTDGRLRAEKLAGVEHARPQMRFNDGRCDRQGRFWASTMQTNMGADALGALYRYDPKNDGIVEHLAAQIEDLVVPNGLAFSPDGGTMYLSDSHPSRQLIWAFDYDIDSGTPHNRRAFVDMNSHPGRPDGAAVDAEGCYWICAIDAGQVLRFTPDGKLDRSLSLPVKKPTMCAFGGDRLDTLFVTSIRPQGIDLSDQPLAGGVFALNPGVKGLPEPLTRA is encoded by the coding sequence ATGAATGCCGAGCTCATCGTCGACGCACGCAACGCAACGGGCGAAAGTCCGGTCTGGCAAATTCAGGAGAATGCGTTGTATTGGGTGGATATTCCCGCGGGCCGCTTGCACCGGTGGCAGCCAGACGGCAAGACTGACTGTTGGCAGGCGGACGAAATGCTCGCCTGCATCGCCCGTAGTCCGGCGGGTCATTGGCTGGGGGCGCAGGAAAGTGGAGTGTTCAAACTGGTGCCTCAGACTGACGGACGCCTGCGCGCCGAAAAACTCGCCGGCGTCGAGCATGCCCGACCGCAGATGCGCTTCAACGATGGACGCTGCGACCGCCAGGGACGCTTCTGGGCCAGCACGATGCAGACCAACATGGGCGCCGACGCGCTCGGCGCACTTTATCGTTACGATCCGAAAAACGACGGAATCGTCGAACATCTTGCTGCGCAAATCGAAGACCTGGTGGTGCCGAATGGCCTGGCGTTCAGCCCCGATGGCGGCACGATGTACCTGTCAGACTCGCACCCGAGCCGGCAACTTATTTGGGCGTTCGATTACGATATCGACAGCGGCACGCCGCACAACCGCCGCGCCTTCGTCGACATGAACAGCCATCCGGGTCGACCGGACGGCGCGGCCGTGGACGCTGAAGGCTGCTATTGGATCTGTGCGATCGATGCGGGCCAAGTGCTGCGCTTTACACCGGACGGGAAACTCGATCGCTCATTATCGCTGCCAGTGAAGAAACCAACAATGTGCGCGTTTGGCGGCGACCGACTCGACACGCTATTTGTCACCTCGATCCGCCCACAGGGCATCGACCTCAGCGACCAGCCCCTGGCGGGCGGTGTCTTCGCTTTGAATCCTGGGGTGAAAGGCCTGCCCGAACCCCTGACACGCGCCTGA
- a CDS encoding NAD-dependent epimerase/dehydratase family protein, whose amino-acid sequence MTTQPTSPKPFNRILLTGAAGGLGQILRETLQAHAEIVRASDISPMTPSRGQHDEVINCNLADKAAVAALVKGVDAIVHLGGISVERPFEEIIEANIRGTFHIYEAARQHGVKRIVFASSNHVTGFYPQDVELDAHSQRRPDGYYGLSKAYGEDMATFYFHRYGIETVSLRIGSSFPEPRNLRMLSTWLSYPDLEHLVARALLASDVGHSVVYGVSNNRDQWWSNRHAAHLGFAPQDSSEVFRTQIEQQPKPAADDPNSLFQGGAFTAAGPFGDLSETHQ is encoded by the coding sequence ATGACCACACAACCCACTTCACCTAAACCCTTCAACCGCATCCTGCTGACTGGCGCCGCCGGTGGCCTGGGCCAAATACTCAGAGAAACCCTGCAGGCTCATGCCGAAATCGTCCGGGCCTCGGACATCAGCCCCATGACGCCCAGCCGTGGCCAACATGACGAAGTGATCAACTGCAACCTGGCCGACAAGGCCGCAGTCGCGGCGCTGGTCAAAGGCGTCGATGCCATCGTCCATCTGGGCGGGATTTCAGTGGAGCGGCCCTTCGAGGAAATTATCGAGGCCAACATTCGCGGCACGTTTCATATTTATGAAGCGGCGCGGCAACACGGGGTCAAGCGGATTGTTTTTGCCAGCTCCAACCACGTCACCGGTTTCTATCCGCAAGACGTCGAACTGGATGCACATTCCCAGCGCCGCCCGGATGGTTATTACGGTTTGTCCAAGGCTTACGGCGAGGACATGGCGACGTTTTACTTTCACCGCTATGGCATCGAAACGGTGAGTTTGCGGATCGGTTCATCGTTCCCGGAACCGCGTAACCTTCGGATGCTCTCGACATGGCTCAGCTATCCGGACCTGGAGCACCTGGTAGCGCGAGCCCTGCTGGCCAGCGATGTCGGACATAGCGTGGTTTACGGTGTTTCCAACAATCGCGACCAGTGGTGGAGTAATCGCCATGCCGCCCACCTGGGCTTTGCCCCGCAGGACAGCTCGGAAGTCTTTCGCACGCAGATCGAGCAACAACCCAAACCTGCCGCTGACGATCCCAACAGCCTGTTCCAAGGGGGAGCATTCACGGCTGCCGGGCCGTTCGGTGACCTGTCGGAAACACACCAATGA